In Strix uralensis isolate ZFMK-TIS-50842 chromosome 18, bStrUra1, whole genome shotgun sequence, one DNA window encodes the following:
- the CDH26 gene encoding cadherin-like protein 26 — MRRKYSLVLRDSSNAGETPGKDHGVMAANSFSHEIENFSLRQAIRKKSIQWINSYQLASLRPLQRTKRTWVVTIIDVQEEDKGPFPKYAGQLFNNKSFNTSVKYLISGPGVDESPEIGLFSIADDANGRVCVHRTIDREKTPTFQIRFDIVHRKTGEPLDRPLFFKIKVKDINDNAPEFPKEEYSITIRENHSKDEPVFQVTALDKDEDGTVNSQVSYFLSMQMSHPDGIPFDIDSNTGSILLSGCLDYKAANSFKLLIKASDHGTPQLSSTATVNVAVEDANNHLPVFTRDNYQLQISAGQEHPAVLRLQVEDEDSPNTPAWRAKYRVTKGNEKEQFAIETDPDTNEGILSIIEPLSYEDDSEMRLVISVANEEPFFLCKNGTVMISSLESTSTTVNIKVLQSQAAPVFHPPILIVQKEDSMKPGKVFRRYPATYPDDVPNKIKYELAHDPDGWLSVDENSGVLTVAKEFDQESPYVNNSLYTIIVHAIDHGISPQTGTGTVLLYLSDHNDHMPTLVAPSLDVCDKKEGTRLIIKAKSAPVHSHSGPFTFELAEDSEDVKHNWTLGRNFGESVELLMLRSLPQGSYSVPVIIQDRQGFSTRQNQHVRLCFCPDGHACKDSLLPQAAVRLGGGAIAIILTAFLLLLAYPGSGVLHGLDNATLVTDHYHSYHFSVSAGPSQVPHPTDESNR, encoded by the exons CCGAAAGAAGAGTATTCAG TGGATAAATTCTTATCAGTTAGCCAGTCTGCGTCCTCTACAGCGTACAAAAAGGACCTGGGTTGTCACCATAATTGATGTTCAAGAGGAGGACAAAGGACCATTCCCAAAATATGCTGGACAG CTGTTCAATAACAAATCATTTAATacatcagtaaaatatttaatcagtGGACCTGGGGTGGATGAATCTCCAGAGATTGGATTGTTTTCTATAGCAGATGATGCAAATGGACGTGTGTGCGTACATCGTACCATTGACAGAGAAAAGACCCCGACTTTTCAg ATACGTTTCGATATTGTGCACAGAAAAACTGGTGAACCGTTGGACCGCCCTTTATTTTTCAAGATAAAGGTTAAAGATATTAATGACAATGCACCTGAGTTTCCCAAGGAGGAGTACAGCATTACAATAAGAGAGAACCACAGTAAAG ATGAGCCAGTTTTCCAAGTTACTGCCTTGGACAAAGATGAAGATGGCACTGTGAATTCTCAGGTGTCCTATTTTCTAAGTATGCAAATGTCCCATCCAGATGGAATCCCATTTGATATTGATTCTAACACAGGATCAATACTTCTGTCAGGATGCCTGGATTATAAG gctGCTAACTCTTTCAAACTTCTGATTAAAGCCAGTGACCATGGAACTCCCCAGCTGTCATCTACGGCAACAGTGAATGTAGCTGTTGAAGATGCAAACAACCACCTCCCTGTATTTACTAGGGATAAT TACCAGCTGCAGATTTCAGCAGGTCAAGAACATCCAGCTGTATTACGGCTCCAAGTGGAAGATGAAGACTCTCCCAATACTCCAGCTTGGAGAGCAAAATACAGAGTAACAAAAGGCAATGAGAAGGAACAGTTTGCCATTGAGACAGATCCAGACACAAATGAAGGCATTTTGAGTATTATCGAG CCTCTCAGCTATGAAGATGACTCTGAGATGAGACTTGTCATTTCTGTAGCAAATGAAGAACCTTTCTTCTTATGTAAAAATGGCACTGTGATGATCTCAAGCTTAGAATCCACGAGTACAACTGTGAACATCAAGGTCTTACAGTCTCAGGCTGCTCCTGTGTTTCATCCTCCTATACTGATTGTCCAAAAAGAAGATTCAATGAAGCCTGGGAAAGTATTTAGAAGGTATCCTGCCACATATCCAGATGATGTGCCAAATAAGATAAA ataTGAACTAGCCCATGACCCAGATGGTTGGCTGAGTGTGGATGAGAATTCTGGAGTTCTTACTGTGGCAAAAGAATTTGATCAAGAATCCCCTTACGTGAACAACAGCCTGTACACCATTATCGTTCATGCTATTGATCATG GTATTTCACCACAGACTGGTACTGGCACCGTCCTGCTTTACTTGTCTGACCATAATGATCATATGCCAACATTAGTGGCTCCTTCTTTAGATGTGTGTGACAAAAAAGAAGGGACACGTCTCATTATAAAAGCTAAGTCTGCTCCGGTCCATTCACATTCTGGGCCATTTACATTTGAGCTGGCTGAGGACTCTGAAGATGTGAAGCAtaactggacattaggaagaaaCTTTG GGGAGTCAGTTGAACTTTTAATGTTAAGAAGCCTCCCACAAGGTAGCTACTCGGTGCCTGTCATTATTCAGGACAGGCAAGGATTTTCTACAAGGCAGAATCAGCATGTTAGACTCTGCTTTTGCCCAGATGGACATGCGTGTAAAGATTCACTGCTTCCACAAGCAGCAGTGAGACTTGGAGGTGGTGCCATAGCGATAATACTTACGGCTTTCTTATTACTACTGG CATATCCGGGGAGTGGTGTTCTGCATGGATTGGATAATGCTACTCTGGTGACAGACCATTATCACTCCTACCATTTTTCAGTATCAGCAGGACCTTCCCAGGTGCCTCATCCTACTGATGAATCCAACAGATGA